Proteins encoded in a region of the Magallana gigas chromosome 8, xbMagGiga1.1, whole genome shotgun sequence genome:
- the LOC105325641 gene encoding uncharacterized protein, whose translation MGMTFFALEMLQSVVLFGTLAAGFLVLLFLMLDNCKHTVITVVIVTTGLVHELYCASVLGYFKRLMQIETLRPKDDGCRDFFVPTLIANAIFVTIITTHVVRAGSFIRNKSTVYNLIVVHALLSISLIIWQNPEKSLHQTASMNLTSEVQVYFTVCRNNVVQNSSHILMEYILYYLPLVCFYVWTASQLSTADAGISFWNITILKSCAQRNATCSRCYKMNYAFQVVLFYIGVGVVIARPFQLLYGVIHNEPVIDVIPSLSNTVVYSFLSLEYLTDFSHVKHVNMPH comes from the exons ATGGGGATGACATTTTTTGCGCTGGAGATGTTGCAGTCAGTTGTTCTGTTTGGAACACTGGCTGCCGGCTTTTTGGTGCTCCTATTTCTGATGCTGGATAACTGCAAACACACCGTGATAACTGTAGTCATAGTAACGACTGGCCTGGTGCACGAGTTGTACTGTGCGTCTGTGTTGGGATATTTCAAGCGTCTGATGCAGATAGAAACTCTCAGACCAAAGGACGATGGCTGTCGAGATTTCTTTGTCCCAACGCTGATTGCTAACGCCATATTTGTTACAATCATAACTACCCATGTTGTTCGTGCTGGATCCTTCATAAGGAATAAAAGTACAGTGTACAATTTGATTGTTGTGCATGCACTGCTTTCTATTTCCTTGATCATTTGGCAAAACCCAGAGAAATCTTTACACCAAACGGCCTCGATGAATTTAACATCAGAAGTGCAGGTGTACTTCACCGTATGCAGGAACAATGTGGTCCAGAATTCTTCACATATTTTGATGGAGTACATACTTTACTATCTTCCTCTTGTGTGCTTCTATGTGTGGACAGCCAGCCAGTTATCTACAGCTGATGCAG GAATTTCCTTTTGGAACATTACCATTCTGAAATCCTGTGCCCAAAGAAATGCCACCTGCAGCCGTTGTTACAAAATGAACTATGCCTTCCAGGTCGTGCTGTTTTACATCGGTGTTGGGGTGGTGATAGCTCGGCCATTTCAACTGTTATACGGAGTTATCCACAATGAACCGGTGATTGACGTTATTCCAAGCCTTAGTAACACTGTTGTGTATTCCTTTTTATCCCTGGAATATTTGACAGACTTTTCACATGTGAAACATGTTAACATGCCACACTAA